The proteins below are encoded in one region of Neisseriales bacterium:
- the glmM gene encoding phosphoglucosamine mutase — protein sequence MAQRYFGTDGIRGTVGQFPITPEFALRLGFAAGRVLVDHDQHLPTVLIGKDTRISSYMIEAALAAGFTAAGIHVLLTGPLPTPAVAYLTRTLRLAAGIVVSASHNPYQDNGIKFFAANGQKLAESLEQEIEVMLDKPMTNLPACQLGRARRMDSAADRYIEFCKSCFPNYFSLRGLKIVVDCAHGATYHIAPKVFHELGADVIGIGIEPSGFNINDKVGAIYPTTLQTAVLENKADYGLAFDGDGDRLIMVDRECHIYNGDYLVYIIAKAKLQTEQHKKGVVGTVMTNMAMELALAQIGIPFERASVGDRYIFEKLQTLGWTIGGEASGHILCLDKHTTGDGIISALQVFAGLTQLQQDLNDIRQEWKPFPQSCINVPIIGKNWQLATQVVVNAAQQALANTGRVVIRPSGTEPVLRIMVEASEAALAKQWAERIAQSLLVAD from the coding sequence ATGGCGCAACGCTACTTTGGAACAGATGGTATTAGGGGTACCGTCGGCCAATTTCCAATTACCCCAGAATTTGCCTTAAGGCTCGGTTTTGCAGCAGGTCGCGTATTAGTAGATCACGACCAACACTTACCAACTGTTCTCATTGGTAAAGATACACGGATTTCCAGCTATATGATTGAAGCAGCATTAGCAGCAGGATTTACTGCTGCGGGGATACATGTGCTATTAACAGGGCCCTTACCAACACCTGCTGTGGCTTATTTAACACGCACTTTGCGCTTAGCGGCTGGCATTGTGGTATCTGCATCACATAATCCTTATCAAGACAATGGGATTAAATTTTTTGCAGCCAATGGACAAAAGCTAGCAGAAAGTTTAGAGCAAGAAATTGAAGTGATGCTGGATAAACCGATGACAAACCTTCCTGCTTGCCAACTGGGTCGAGCAAGAAGAATGGACAGTGCCGCGGATCGTTATATTGAATTTTGTAAAAGCTGTTTTCCAAACTATTTTTCATTGCGCGGTCTAAAAATAGTCGTTGACTGTGCACATGGTGCCACTTATCACATTGCCCCTAAAGTATTTCATGAATTGGGAGCAGATGTTATCGGCATAGGTATTGAGCCATCTGGCTTTAATATCAATGATAAGGTAGGTGCCATTTACCCAACTACCTTGCAAACAGCCGTACTGGAAAACAAGGCTGATTATGGGCTTGCCTTTGATGGAGATGGCGACCGCTTAATTATGGTTGATCGGGAGTGTCATATCTATAACGGGGATTATCTTGTCTATATTATTGCTAAAGCAAAATTACAAACAGAACAACACAAAAAGGGAGTTGTCGGAACTGTCATGACGAATATGGCCATGGAACTTGCTCTAGCACAAATTGGTATTCCTTTTGAACGGGCTAGCGTCGGGGATCGCTATATCTTTGAAAAATTACAAACCTTAGGCTGGACCATCGGTGGAGAAGCATCAGGTCATATCTTATGCCTCGATAAACACACAACTGGTGATGGCATTATTTCAGCCTTACAAGTTTTTGCAGGATTGACTCAATTGCAACAAGATCTCAATGATATTCGTCAAGAATGGAAACCTTTCCCACAAAGCTGTATCAATGTACCCATTATCGGTAAAAATTGGCAGCTTGCCACTCAAGTAGTCGTCAATGCTGCACAGCAAGCGCTTGCTAATACAGGTCGTGTCGTGATTCGGCCCTCTGGCACAGAACCTGTCTTACGTATTATGGTCGAAGCTTCTGAAGCGGCGCTAGCAAAACAGTGGGCAGAAAGAATCGCACAAAGCCTGTTAGTAGCAGATTAA
- the folP gene encoding dihydropteroate synthase — MTFPKCRTDRFRCGRFEFALSRPLIMGVLNITPDSFSDGNRFYLVDAAMAHAERMVEEGVDIIDVGGESTRPQAKPINHQEELDRISPVLEKLQALSVPISLDTRHATVMAHTINNHWVDMINDVHALENPHALEILAAAPTIGICLMHMQGTPASMQCDPSYQDVVKNVSHYLKERVAACWQSGIATERVLVDPGFGFGKTFSHNMTLLHHIKIIQKITGRPVLAGLSRKSMLGTITKESVPSERLGASIAIALEAIKQGATMVRVHDVKPTKQAIEVYLACR, encoded by the coding sequence ATGACATTCCCTAAATGTAGAACTGACCGCTTTCGTTGTGGTCGCTTTGAATTCGCCTTATCGCGCCCTTTAATTATGGGTGTACTAAACATTACCCCTGATTCTTTTTCCGATGGTAATCGTTTTTATCTAGTTGATGCAGCCATGGCTCACGCAGAACGTATGGTCGAAGAGGGCGTTGATATTATCGATGTTGGTGGTGAATCCACAAGACCGCAAGCAAAACCCATTAACCATCAAGAAGAATTGGATCGTATAAGTCCTGTACTAGAAAAACTGCAAGCCTTGTCGGTTCCTATTTCGTTAGACACAAGACATGCTACTGTCATGGCTCACACAATCAACAACCATTGGGTAGACATGATTAACGATGTACACGCATTGGAAAATCCGCACGCTTTGGAAATATTAGCCGCTGCTCCCACAATCGGCATATGCTTGATGCATATGCAAGGCACACCTGCTTCCATGCAATGTGATCCATCTTATCAAGATGTTGTCAAAAACGTATCACATTACCTTAAAGAAAGAGTAGCAGCTTGTTGGCAATCCGGTATTGCAACAGAGCGTGTTTTGGTTGATCCAGGGTTTGGGTTTGGTAAAACCTTTTCGCATAATATGACTTTACTTCATCACATCAAAATAATTCAAAAAATAACTGGTAGACCCGTATTGGCTGGACTTTCTCGAAAATCAATGCTGGGTACAATCACTAAGGAGTCCGTACCCAGCGAGCGTTTAGGAGCAAGTATTGCCATCGCACTTGAAGCGATCAAACAAGGTGCTACCATGGTACGCGTGCATGATGTTAAACCAACAAAACAAGCTATCGAAGTTTATTTAGCCTGCCGCTAA